One stretch of Ignavibacteria bacterium DNA includes these proteins:
- the carA gene encoding glutamine-hydrolyzing carbamoyl-phosphate synthase small subunit, which yields NTGMVGYPETITDPSYHGQILVLTYPLVGNYGVPGRELENELLKNFESDKIQVRGLIISDYSRNYSHWDAKQSLHEWMLLEKIPGIYGVDTRKLTQKLRVKGSMLGKIVSSAKNDLHFEDPNLRLLAKEASCIEKIVYQKGEKAIALIDCGVKHNIIQAFLRRNITVIRIPYGEDFLKENPDGILLSNGPGDPKLCVELIEQTKKAIEFEIPILGICLGSQILALAAGAKTYKLKYGHRSHNQPVNEVGTKRCYITSQNHGYAIDSKTLPEDWREWFTNDNDRTNEGIMHIYKPFFGAQFHPEASPGPDDTEFIFDLFLRAMR from the coding sequence AATACCGGAATGGTAGGTTACCCTGAAACAATTACAGACCCTTCGTATCATGGACAAATACTCGTTTTAACCTATCCATTGGTCGGTAATTATGGCGTACCAGGAAGAGAACTGGAAAATGAACTTCTAAAAAATTTCGAATCGGACAAAATTCAAGTACGGGGTTTGATAATTTCTGACTATTCTAGGAACTATTCTCATTGGGATGCAAAACAATCGCTTCATGAATGGATGCTATTAGAAAAAATTCCAGGTATCTATGGAGTAGATACAAGAAAGCTAACACAAAAGCTTAGAGTAAAAGGCAGCATGCTTGGTAAAATTGTAAGTTCCGCAAAAAACGATTTACACTTTGAAGATCCAAACCTGCGACTTCTTGCTAAAGAGGCTTCGTGTATAGAGAAAATTGTTTATCAAAAAGGGGAAAAGGCAATTGCGCTTATTGATTGCGGAGTTAAACACAATATCATTCAAGCATTTCTTAGAAGAAATATAACTGTAATTCGCATTCCATATGGAGAAGACTTTTTAAAAGAGAATCCCGATGGTATTCTTCTTTCTAATGGTCCGGGCGATCCTAAACTTTGTGTAGAGCTAATCGAACAAACTAAAAAAGCAATTGAGTTTGAAATCCCAATTCTTGGAATCTGTCTCGGTTCGCAAATACTTGCACTTGCAGCGGGAGCGAAAACATATAAATTAAAATACGGTCATCGAAGTCATAACCAGCCTGTTAATGAAGTCGGTACGAAAAGGTGTTATATCACTTCTCAAAATCATGGATATGCGATTGACTCAAAAACTTTACCTGAAGATTGGCGTGAATGGTTTACAAATGATAATGACCGAACTAATGAAGGAATAATGCACATTTATAAACCATTCTTCGGTGCACAATTTCATCCTGAAGCGTCTCCGGGTCCGGATGATACAGAATTCATATTTGATCTTTTCCTTAGAGCAATGAGATAA